From Diospyros lotus cultivar Yz01 chromosome 4, ASM1463336v1, whole genome shotgun sequence, a single genomic window includes:
- the LOC127799197 gene encoding acetylajmalan esterase-like encodes MASTRLFSITLLIAFSFFFLLSPSSNAHSLKACHLDQIYQLGDSISDTGNLIREPFGSTTPFAKLPYGMTFFKKATGRCSNGLLMIDYIANAAGLPLLNPYKNMDANFRHGVNFAVAGSTALSTEHLASKNIVSPVTTSSLGIQLDWMTSHFSSICYSERDCVEKLKNSLFMVGEIGGNDYNYALLQGKSIEQVMSMVPEIVQEITDAIKRVISHGAVRIIVPGNFPIGCLPIYLTAFNTNATQAYDEHRCLRRLNDFAKYHNNHLQEAIEELRKEFSHVNIVYGDYYNAYKWLLKNFAIFGFDLKWIQKSCCGTGGDYNFNLDKMCGEQDVPICSNPDQYISWDGIHSTQRAYKLMAYRMLRKMLPELHCGV; translated from the exons ATGGCTTCCACCCGATTGTTTTCTATTACGCTTCTCATagccttctctttcttcttccttctctctccttCATCCAACGCCCATTCACTCAAAGCTTGTCACCTCGACCAGATTTACCAACTTGGAGATTCTATATCTGATACTGGAAACTTAATACGCGAACCTTTTGGATCTACCACTCCCTTTGCAAAACTTCCATACGGCATGACCTTCTTCAAAAAAGCAACCGGCCGCTGCTCCAATGGTCTTCTCATGATTGATTATATTG CAAATGCAGCTGGACTTCCACTCCTCAATCCCTACAAAAATATGGATGCCAATTTTAGACACGGAGTGAACTTTGCTGTAGCTGGTTCTACTGCATTATCAACAGAACATCTTGCAAGCAAAAATATTGTGTCTCCAGTAACTACAAGCTCTCTTGGCATTCAACTGGATTGGATGACTTCCCATTTTAGTTCAATTTGCTACTCAGAAAGGG ATTGTGtagaaaaacttaaaaattctCTATTCATGGTTGGGGAAATAGGAGGAAATGATTACAATTACGCACTACTCCAAGGTAAAAGTATTGAACAAGTGATGAGTATGGTACCCGAGATTGTCCAAGAAATAACCGATGCaataaag AGAGTTATTAGTCATGGAGCCGTTAGAATCATTGTTCCGGGTAATTTTCCAATAGGTTGTCTTCCAATTTACTTGACGGCATTTAACACCAATGCTACTCAAGCCTATGATGAACACCGTTGTCTTAGGCGACTAAACGATTTTGCAAAGTATCACAATAATCATCTACAAGAAGCCATTGAAGAGTTAAGAAAAGAATTCTCTCATGTAAATATTGTGTATGGGGACTACTACAATGCGTACAAGTGGCTTCTCAAGAATTTTGCTATTTTCG GATTTGATTTAAAGTGGATCCAAAAATCATGTTGTGGAACTGGAGGAGACTACAATTTCAATCTCGATAAGATGTGTGGAGAGCAGGATGTTCCAATTTGTTCAAATCCGGATCAATATATTAGCTGGGATGGAATTCACTCGACGCAAAGAGCATATAAACTCATGGCTTATAGGATGCTTCGTAAAATGTTACCGGAACTGCATTGTGGGGTTTAG
- the LOC127800493 gene encoding exopolygalacturonase-like, with amino-acid sequence MACMRRAAAAAVLVSCLALFSSQAEVKALPRGPSAPIFDKDFNVLQFGAKSGGEHDCTEAFMKTWVAACQFKGRARVVVPPGIFKASSVLFGGPCSFPITFEISGTMKADTDLSNYPNEGWIVFDDIDGLVVTGGGTFHGQGEKVWQYNDCKANPSCTHLNPSIYINNVANAKFQGIHSVNSMGFHMHITNCNNIRLQGLSLTAPKDSPNTDGIHISRSLLVKIGKSIIATGDDCVSIGQGSMNVSVNKVVCGPGHGISIGSLGKLPNEKDVRGVIVKNCTLTETTNGIRIKTWSGSEPSSATGFLFTGITMKNVKNPIIIDQEYGSRSRNKASQVKISNVVYQNIEGTTGSPVAVKLVCSKKVPCENLSFSNIHLKPNRTNIRLSSTCVNVRAGYSGVQFPAPCS; translated from the exons ATGGCCTGCATGAGAAGAGCTGCTGCAGCGGCGGTTCTTGTGTCCTGTTTAGCCCTGTTCTCTTCCCAGGCCGAGGTCAAGGCTCTCCCGCGCGGCCCCTCGGCCCCTATATTCGACAAAGACTTCAATGTGTTGCAGTTCGGTGCCAAATCTGGAGGAGAACACGACTGCACCGAG GCTTTCATGAAAACATGGGTTGCAGCATGCCAATTCAAAGGAAGAGCCAGAGTGGTTGTCCCTCCAGGGATTTTCAAAGCTTCATCGGTTTTGTTTGGAGGGCCATGCTCGTTCCCTATAACATTTGAAATCTCTGGAACAATGAAAGCGGACACAGACCTTTCTAACTACCCCAACGAGGGCTGGATCGTGTTTGACGACATCGACGGCTTGGTGGTCACCGGCGGCGGCACCTTCCACGGACAGGGCGAGAAAGTATGGCAATACAACGACTGCAAGGCTAATCCCAGCTGTACCCACCTTAATCCG TCGATATATATTAATAACGTGGCGAACGCGAAATTCCAAGGAATCCATTCGGTAAACAGCATGGGATTTCACATGCATATCACGAATTGCAATAACATTAGGCTACAGGGCCTTTCTCTGACTGCCCCGAAAGACAGCCCCAACACCGACGGAATCCACATAAGTAGATCCCTGTTAGTGAAAATAGGGAAAAGCATAATCGCCACCGGAGATGACTGCGTTTCCATAGGGCAAGGATCAATGAATGTGAGTGTCAACAAGGTAGTCTGTGGCCCTGGACACGGTATTAG CATCGGCAGCCTTGGCAAGTTGCCTAACGAGAAGGATGTGAGAGGTGTCATCGTCAAGAACTGCACGTTGACAGAAACAACAAACGGAATTAGGATCAAAACATGGTCGGGATCCGAACCGAGCAGCGCCACAGGCTTCCTCTTCACCGGCATCACcatgaaaaatgtcaaaaaccCCATCATCATAGACCAAGAATATGGCAGTCGATCCAGGAACAAG GCATCGCAGGTAAAGATCAGCAACGTTGTATATCAGAACATTGAGGGAACAACTGGGTCACCAGTTGCAGTGAAACTTGTGTGCAGCAAGAAGGTTCCTTGTGAGAATTTGAGCTTCAGCAACATCCATTTGAAGCCGAACAGAACCAACATCCGGCTCAGCTCCACATGCGTTAATGTGCGAGCCGGCTACAGCGGCGTGCAATTTCCAGCGCCGTGCAGTTAG
- the LOC127798859 gene encoding multiple organellar RNA editing factor 3, mitochondrial — protein MAAAMFHTRRTLASFLSRALSSSPLSSPSPLLRTSRSRFSLALLNRHPQLAPDLATIPTRCKTTGSGYSPLNDPSPNWSNRPPKETILLDGCDYEHWLIVMEFPTDPKPSEGEMIDAYVKTLAQVVGSEEEAKKKIYSVCTTTYTGFGALISEELSYKVKGLPGVLWVLPDSYLDVPNKDYGGDLFVDGKVIHRPQYWYNQSQQTRTRPRPRYDRRQKTTQTERREPLQRGTWAQDQRGPMQQSVSTDGQNVSQTGGGHSMNQGGSPVARPDN, from the exons ATGGCGGCGGCGATGTTCCACACCCGGCGCACTTTAGCCTCCTTCCTCTCTCGCGCTCTCTCTTCGTCCCCATTATCATCGCCATCTCCTCTGCTACGCACTTCTCGTTCTCGCTTCTCTCTCGCGCTCTTAAACCGCCATCCTCAACTCGCTCCAGACTTGGCTACGATTCCGACTCGGTGCAAGACTACCGGATCGGGCTACTCGCCTCTCAACGACCCGTCCCCGAACTGGAGTAACCGACCCCCCAAGGAGACGATTCTTCTCGATGGCTGCGATTACGAGCACTGGCTCATCGTAATGGAGTTCCCCACCGACCCCAAACCCTCTGAAGGCGAAATGATAGACGCCTACGTCAAAACCCTTGCCCAAGTCGTTGGAAG TGAAGAGGAGGCGAAGAAGAAAATCTATTCGGTTTGCACGACGACTTATACTGGGTTTGGTGCTTTGATCTCCGAAGAGCTTTCTTACAAAGTTAAAG GCCTTCCTGGAGTGTTGTGGGTTCTACCTGATTCATATCTCGATGTTCCTAACAAAGATTATGGAG GAGATCTGTTCGTTGACGGGAAAGTCATCCATAGGCCACAATATTGGTATAACCAAAGCCAACAAACCAGGACCAGGCCTCGGCCACGGTATGACAGGCGTCAGAAGACAACGCAGACTGAAAGGAGAGAGCCATTACAACGAGGGACCTGGGCTCAAGATCAGAGAGGTCCTATGCAGCAGTCAGTATCAACGGATGGCCAGAACGTGTCTCAGACTGGTGGAGGTCATTCTATGAATCAGGGAGGCTCTCCTGTGGCTAGGCCTGATAACTAA